A window from Ostrinia nubilalis chromosome 13, ilOstNubi1.1, whole genome shotgun sequence encodes these proteins:
- the LOC135077318 gene encoding E3 ubiquitin-protein ligase mind-bomb yields IKMEHSDLVAEMAQVEHLTTQERLHLARRRRMQQLKLWQQREKEWARSRGKREKSNKRNIFFNDSVMLLEAAARNDIEEVRRLLARGVTPDATNEDGLTALHQCCIDNNEAMMRLLLDNGANVNAEDSEKWTPLHAAATCGNLNLVRILIQRGANLLAVNGDGNMPYDICEEERTLDAIESEMAARGVTQRLIDETRAATEMRMLMDVAELVKEGMDLDEPRDNQGATLLHIASANGYIKVVEFLLEHRASTDVVDHDVWQPVHAAACWGHLEVLELLVQYGADLNVRNKHDETPADICEEGEMRARIVRLAAEQEERRRRALHAAGERATTARRSSSTASASRYILIVLKLQPHQRVEIAIADGEQLLFLLSLTSEVPLALVPDVGLRRRALHAAGERATTARRSSSTASASRVRSVRRTSLREKQLAAKADARGEARLRETFDSAVDDELQGLSNGMENDQNTANQMQPNDLTHKRLSTSSTTSNQSYDSNVEYAVPKHSYNQRARNSDVDGNDLPYPPKISNPLFGVNAASHYAPGSHAAPEHETKHYEKSLPNGVRKAPEGQDNDAFKSEDSLDGRKEVIVSPNQIAITEGGTATYTTDNNGKINVHVTVMINAGTLADLKKQRAQIRTNGSPVENSLNSTNNHSINSIPEVSKDMPVQLNPLTLSPSSGTVPRFSGNTSDVVGDTRSHRCCIIM; encoded by the exons GCGTCGTATGCAACAGCTGAAGCTATGGCAGCAGAGAGAGAAGGAGTGGGCGCGCTCGCGGGGCAAGCGAGAGAAGAGCAACAAGCGCAACATCTTCTTCAACGACAGCGTCATGCTGTTGGAGGCTGCGGCGAGGAACGATATCGAAGAAG TGCGGCGTCTCCTCGCGCGCGGGGTGACGCCGGACGCAACGAACGAAGATGGGCTAACGGCGCTGCATCAGTGCTGCATCGACAACAACGAGGCCATGATGCGGCTGCTGTTAGACAACGGCGCCAACGTCAACGCAGAAGACAGCGAGAAGTGGACGCCCCTGCACGCCGCCGCCACCTGCGGGAACCTCAACCTG gTCCGAATACTCATCCAGCGAGGCGCAAACCTTTTAGCCGTCAACGGTGACGGCAACATGCCATACGACATCTGCGAGGAAGAGAGAACGCTAGACGCGATCGAGAGCGAGATGGCTGCGAGGGGCGTCACCCAGAGACTGATAGACGAGACGCGCGCCGCCACCGAAATGAGGATGCTGATGGATGTTGCGGAGCTGGTCAAGGAGGGGATGGACTTGGACGAGCCGAGGGATAACCAGGGTGCTACTttg CTGCATATAGCCTCGGCGAATGGCTACATCAAAGTGGTGGAGTTCCTGCTAGAGCACCGGGCGTCTACTGACGTGGTAGACCACGACGTTTGGCAGCCAGTTCACGCTGCGGCTTGCTGGGGACAT TTAGAGGTATTAGAGTTGCTTGTGCAGTACGGCGCTGATCTCAACGTGCGGAATAAACACGACGAAACGCCTGCAG ATATCTGCGAGGAGGGCGAGATGCGCGCGCGCATCGTGCGGCTAGCGGCAGAGCAAGaagagcggcggcggcgcgcgctgcACGCGGCCGGCGAGCGCGCCACCACCGCGCGCCGCTCCTCCTCCACGGCCAGCGCGTCAAGGTACATTTTGATAGtactaaagcttcaaccacaccaacgcgtggaaatcgccatcgccg ATGGGGAACAGTTGCTCTTCCTCTTAAGTCTGACTTCTGAAGTTCCTCTTGCTCTTGTACCTGACGTCGGACTACGGAGACGCGCGTTGCACGCGGCCGGCGAGCGCGCCACCACCGCGCGCCGCTCCTCCTCCACGGCCAGCGCGTCAAG GGTGCGGTCAGTTCGACGTACATCGCTACGGGAAAAGCAACTGGCGGCCAAAGCAGATGCACGAGGCGAGGCGCGTCTCAGGGAGACCTTCGATTCTGCCGTGGATGATGAGCTGCAg GGCCTATCAAATGGCATGGAAAATGACCAGAACACAGCAAACCAAATGCAGCCTAATGATTTGACGCATAAACGTCTATCTACCAGCTCAACGACGTCCAACCAGAGTTACGACTCCAACGTCGAGTATGCCGTGCCCAAGCACTCGTACAATCAACGCGCAAGGAACAGCGACGTTGATGGAAACGACCTGCCCTACCCACCTAAGATATCAAATCCCCTATTCGGGGTTAACGCCGCCTCACACTACGCGCCTGGTTCCCACGCGGCGCCAGAACACGAGACCAAACACTACGAGAAAAGCTTACCCAACGGAGTCAGAAAAGCCCCAGAAGGCCAAGACAATGATGCCTTCAAATCCGAGGACTCCCTAGACGGTAGGAAAGAGGTGATAGTGAGCCCCAACCAAATCGCGATCACAGAGGGCGGCACCGCGACCTACACCACAGACAATAATGGTAAAATCAATGTTCATGTCACCGTCATGATTAACGCAG GCACTCTCGCGGATTTGAAGAAGCAGCGCGCTCAAATTAGAACAAACGGTAGTCCGGTGGAGAACAGTTTGAACTCGACGAACAACCACAGCATCAATTCAATACCTGAGGTGTCGAAGGACATGCCGGTGCAACTCAACCCGCTCACTCTGTCGCCGAGTTCCGGGACTGTCCCGCGATTCTCCGGGAACACGAGTGACGTAGTCGGGGACACCAGATCGCACAGGTGCTGTATTATAATGTAG